Below is a genomic region from Methanolobus sediminis.
CTGAAACATAGAATATCACCTGAAGAAGCAACATTCAGTGCTAGTCCTTTTTCTATCCTTTTACAGATAATACGGTTGAATACATATGACTGGTATGCATGAATGAACATTTTCCTGATATTCGGGGAAAGTACACTGAAAGAACCTGCATAATCTCCAGGATTTTCCACAAGATAATGCATCATTGCCCTCTCATACCTGAGGCGAAGTGGATATGTCTTCAGTCCTTCCGCAAAATCCTTTGTTTCCCACACGAAGTCTCTGACCTCTTTAACATCGTTCATTTCATCAGGGAATGATTTTGCTATATAGATAAGGGCAGCTTCTTCCGCATCTCCACGAAGTAACTGTTCACCTACAAGATGTGTAACAGGTCTTACAGCTCCAAATCTCTGGACACCGAAAAAGTTAGGAACACCACCGTATTCAGCAATCTCCTTAGTGGTGGCTTCAAGAGTTTTGTTAAGTTCGTCAGGTTTCATATCAACATCCCTGACAGTAATGATAAACTCATTTCCATAAAGGTCACCAAGACCAATGGATCTTGTTGATTTTCCGATAACCTTTAGTTCAACATCCTTGAGATAGAAATTTTCAATATCTTCTTCGGAAATATCATAAATACTTATCTTCTGGGTGGTTTTGGCTCTCTTATCTTTGGTGCCTGCAAAACCGATCCTTTTCTGGCTGATACCAAGTTTACGGGACATATCCCTGACAAGATGATGCATATCCCAGTTTGTCTTTGTAAGTTCAAGTATCAGATTTTTACCGCTGTCACCTTCTTCGCGGTTTGTTATCTCTTTGACAATAAAATCTTCAGGCTCCTGCCTGAGCACACCGCCTATGCCTTCGGTATGCGTGCTGTAAAGTTCGATTCCCATCTTCTTTTCAATTTCCGGTATCATTAATTATCATCCATTATCATATTAAGTCTGGGGAGCTATGTCAATCACAGTTACCGTACTGGTATTGAGGAAAGTCCACCCATTTTCAGTTGGTGCTGTTCCTCCGGGAAGTCCTCCCGCATAGATACTTGATGTAGGATCCATCATGAGCCAGCATCCATACTCATCTGTAGTATAATAGATAGGCACTGGTCCGTAATATTCTCCGATGGCATCTGCAATAATTTCTGTATCATTTCCAATGTATGCTGCTGTAAATGCATGGGTATCCGTGAGGTAGACTCTTGAGGTTCCTCCGATTGCTTCTATGAGTGATGCCAGCAGAATAGCGTAGTCATCACAATCACCAGCTCCTACTGTAATTGTCTCACCAGGAGTTGACCAGAGATCCTTTCCTCTCGGGTCACTTACATATTGTATATTCTCTTTTGTGTCATCGAAAAGATAACATAGCTGGTATATATTGTACTGTCCCGGATATTTCTTTGCAGAAGCTGCTGCCATGGTACGTACCTGGACATCATAGGGGTCAATTTTCTCGTTAACCAGAGTGAATAGCTGTTCCGGATTTGTAGAGTATTTCGGATTCTGTGCATCCATTTTATCGGATACTTCGATACTTATATTCTCGAAATCCTGTTCTCCGTAATCGTGCCACTTGCCGGAATCTGTCTGGACGAGGAGTGATATAACAGGGTCAAGTCTTATCTGTGTGGAATCTTCTGGAACTTCTATGAATAGAATGCCAACACGTATTTCTTCTCCAGGTTCCACGTTAATTCCTGCCTCATGGGAAACCATTTCGTTTTCCCCGTTCAACTTAAAACCGAAATGGTAGATGTAAACAGGAGAATCTCCCATGTTGTGCACATATACGCTGATAACAGCTTCTGTACCTTCAAAGAATTCGGTGTAATAATAGGAACTGGATATCTCAAAACCAGGCATTTTTTCTGTGTATCTGTCCGGACTTCCATCATTGATATTCAGACTCTGAGAAGGAACTACAGGAATGGTCAGCTCACTGGAATCCAGTGTATAGTAATCATCACTCTGGAAGAGGGTTACTGATGAGGGATCAAATATATCCTCCACTTTTTTTACGGATTCCGAAATACATCCGGAGCTCAGTATTATTCCTGAAAGTAAGAGGACCATAAAAGTCATTTTTAGCATCTTCGTTTTTTTCTCATTTTTCATGCTAAACTCCCACTAATTCAGGACTCAGACAAGTTTCAGATTTCCTGTTACTTTATCGATATCATCGGTTTTTGCAGGTCCGATGCCCAGTACTGTAACAGTTCCGGGAGCAATTTCTGTAAGTCCTGCGTCCTGTATAAGTGCAGTTGGAAGTCCCTGTCTTCTTGCAACCTCTTTCAGCTCAAAGAGGTCTTTTAGTGTTGGAACCCTGAGGACAACTTTTTTCTGTCCACCTTCTTTCCATTTGTCAAGGGTTGAGCGGTCAGCCCACTCTGAAGCAGAGACTGCTGCATGTGCAACCTGTACGGCAAGCTTGCCCTTTGATAGTTTAAGGTCGTCTCTGATAACAATGCATTGTTTATATTCAGTCATTTTAAAGCCCCGTTTTTTCCAGCCTGCTATCTATAGCAGTTATGATGTGTTCTGCAACATTGATATTCAGGGATTTATAGATACCTGCCCCGGAAGGAGTTGCATTGACTTCCAGGACAAAACATCTTTTGTCACTTTCTATAATGTCCACTCCTGCATACATCGCTCCGATAGTTTCCGCAGCATCTATACACATTCTTTCCTGCTCTGCCGTAAGTTCACATGCTGCTGGTGTGCCTCCCTGGCTCAGGTTGTTCAGCCACCATCCTTCAGGTGCTTTCCGGTAAATTGCACCTATAACTTTGCCGTCAACAACAAATGCACGAATATCCTGTCCTGAGTTTTCTATGAATTCCTGTATATAAAGCATTCCTTTTTCATCAAGGATTCGATTAACAATGTCTTCTGCATTTGTTTTTTCTTCAGTTCCATCTGGTGCAAGGACAATTCCATTTTTGATACGGTTGATACCTATACCTTTGTATCCGAAAACAGGCTTTATGACAGCATCCTCTAGTTTGTCAATTATCTCAAGGGCTTTTTCGGTTTCCTGGCTTACAAAAGTCTCAGGTGTCGGAATTCCTGCACCTGCCAACAGACAGCTTGCATAGAACTTGTTAGCAGCATTCTGTATGGCTGCCGGTGGATTTACTATAAGTACGCCACTTTGTTCAAGTTCTCTCAGTACATCAAAGCGGAATATATGAGCATCATTCTTTCCCGGCCCCATATCCCTGATAATGACAGCATCCAGTTCTGAAAGACAGATATCGCCTGCTCTGTGGATTATAGTTCTTCCAATGGATGTTTCAATCTGTCCAAGATCAGGATAATATGTTTCAAATCCTCTTTTTTCCGCTTCCTGCATGAGTGCCTGAGCAGTCCAGTCATGCGGATCAGTTACAACAATTCCCAGTTTTTTCATATTCTTTCCACGCTTTCTAAGTGTCTATGAACTATTAGAACTGTTGCTTGCAAGTTTCTCTGCAAATTCATCCTTACTGATCCAAACCTGCTGCAATACATCCTGGAATATCTATTACATTTTTTACAGTATCGATAATTACTCCATCTGCAGTGGCTACAACATAATCAGATGAACTGTTCTTCAGATCGAAATCCACATGTTTTGATGTCCTTGCATCACCTGATATTGCGAGTTCTTCCATGCGTTTCCTTATTAACGCTGCAAGTTCACCGCTGTTTTTCATTTGCGTGTCCAGTAATATTTCAGCACTTGCAACATCTGATGTCTTTATGAGATCCAGCATATTCTCAACAGCCTGGTAAGTAGTATTTCCATTTGAATGATTCTTGAACACTCCTTTTATATCACGGAGGAATGAGTCATCACCTATCCATACTTCTTCAGCATCAAGCAAACTCTCCAGTGTGATAAGTACGTTATACCCGTCGACAAGCAGTTTTCTGTCTTTCAGGTCATGGGTACCAAGTTTCTTTTTCTGACGTGAAATTGCTGTTGAACAGGAAAATACTGTACGTGCCAGTATGTATCTTTCATTTTTATCCAGTCCGTAATGATCCCCTGCAAAGCGGATGGCACTGTCCCTGCGATAACCTCTTTCGAGTAAGTAGCGTATATCTTCCGCAGCTTTTGTTCTCTGTTCATCTTCATTCTTAATATTCTGGATTTTTATAACATATCTGCTTTCTGGCATCAGGTATCAGCTATTATTTAACACTGATTTTTTCTTTAAACTAGTTAACGTCTAATTATATTCGGGTTTTATTTAAATACTTTAAATATATACTGCTTTGTGACTTTGAGACATGTTTCTCTTACTCAAAATATAATTGTGAATTGGCTTTGTGAGTGACCTGGATGGATGAGCATAAAAAGGGAAAAGTGCTGATAGTTGACGACGAATCAATGAATGTCAAGCTATTGGATGCTTATCTCATGCATGAATATGAGATAATATCGGCCTATGGTGGTGTGGAGGCACTGGAAAAAGTGGAGGCACATAACCCCGATATAATTCTCCTTGACCTCATGATGCCGGATATCACTGGTTATGAGGTCTGTAAAATTCTGAAAGGTTCTGAAAAGACCCGTTTTATTCCTATTATCATGGTCACAGCACTATCTAGCCTTGAAGACCGTATAAAAGGTATTAATGCCGGTGCAGATGATTTCCTTACAAAACCTTTAGACCGTCTGGAGATTAAGACCAGGGTCGGTTCACTTCTCAGGATCAAAAAGTTGCATGATGAACTGATATCCGAAAGGGACCAGGCACAGAACTATCTGGACCTTGCAGGGGTAATGCTCTTTGTTCTCGATGAGAATGGTATTGTTAAAGTCATTAACAGGAAAGGATGCGAAATACTGGGTTACCGGGAAGATGAGATCCTTGGGAATGACTGGTTCGAGAGTTACGTTCCTGAACTTTTCAGGGAAAATGCCAGAATAGGATTTGAGAAGCTGCGTTCTACCCAGACTGAAAGTACAGGTTATTTTGAGGTTCCTTTCCTTAACAGTAATAAGCAGAAAAGGATAATGAGCTGGAACAATATTGTACTTCGTGATCCAGAAGGTGGCATAAACGGCCTGCTTGTTTCCGGGGAAGATATTACAGAAAGGATAGAAGCGGAATCCAAGATCAAAAGGGCCAATGAATATCTTGATAATCTTTTGAAGGCATCCCCGATTGCCATATTAGCCCTTGACAATAAAAAAAGAGTTGTTACTGCTAACAGAAATGCAGCAGATCTGTTAGGTTACGAGGTCAGTGAGATAATTGCAAGACCCATTAGGGAATTTGTAGATAATGCAGACTTGCTGGAATTTGCAGATAAAAATGACTTTGAAATGGTATTCTATACCAAACATGAAGAAAAAGTCCGTATGAACGTTTCAACATCCCTGCTTCCAGATGACGGTGGAAAAGAAGGTCTTGTGATTACACTTCAGGATCGTTCCAGACTCCGTGGTCTTTTTATTACCCCTCTTACCGAAGACATTGAAGAAGATTCTGATCAGGCAGACATCGAACTTGAAAGCGGATATATTTATCTTTCAGGTTCGGAGGACCCCGGCCAGAGCTACAATGCATTTTCCGAACTTGTTAAAAGCGGAAAGCCCGGACTTTGCATTACCAGAATGAACCCTGATAAGATAAGAAACACATATGGTATCGCAAAAACTCCTATTGTATGGCTGACCAAGAATAAAATCGCTGGTCAGCAGTCAATCGATTCCACGGAGCTTTTCAGAATATATCCTACTATCGCGGATTTTGTCAATAAGGTTGAAGACGGTGTTGTTCTCATGGATGGTCTGGAGTATCTGGTACTTGACAATGATTTCCTTTCGGTGGTCAAACTGCTGGAACAGACCAATGATACAATTATGGCATCAAGTTCCCGAATGGTGCTTCAACTTGACCCTGATGTTCTTGAGAAAAAAGAATTCCATCTTCTAAAGAGATGGATGAGGCCCGTGGCGGGAGATGTTCCTCCTCAGGACAAGAATTAATAGAAATATATATCGTTCTTCTATAATTTAATAAAACGGATGGATATATCTATACTGTATGTCATAATTCTGGCAAATGCAGCGTTAAAAACAGTTAATATTTAGATTTGTTACTACTATTTTTATCACTATCATTAAAGATATATATTATTTTTACACTATTATCCTTTACTTCTTTTTGAAAAATAGAAAGAATGAGGGGTATTATGAGATTTGTGGATAGCATAGATGGTTTGAATGATGTCTTTGAGACAGATATACCCAAAAACAGTGTAGTGCTGGTCACCGGTGCGGCAGGTACACTTAAATCAGGTTTTACATTTCAGTTATTGTCCAATTACCTGGAAGAACAGGATGAGTATGGTCTGTACATAACATTTGAACAAAGCAAGGAAAACCATCTTCTGAACATGGAAAGCATGGGAATCGCGTTATCAAATAAGCTACATATATCTGATTTCAGTGATTATCGTGTAATGTATGATGATTTTTCAGATGATTTAATAAACATTCTCGAGGAGAATATTATTCAGTTCAAGGAACATATCGGCGAGAAATGCACATGTATAGCTGTTGATTCTCTGGGAGCTCTTTATTCTCTTCTTGATGCCGATTCCCATAACCTGAGAAAAAAGATGTACAAATTCCTTGAAACACTGAGGCGTGAGAAACTTACAACTTTCCTTATACTGGAAGAAGAAAACAGGTCTGATATGTCTAACCCTTCCACAGGTATGGAAGGTTATCTTGCAGATGGGATTATTGAACTCGGCCTGCACCTGAAGGGTAATGTTGCCAACAGGTACATGAGAGTAAGAAAAATGCGTGCTACGGCACACAGTATGGAACCCTGGATCCTTGCTGTATCCGAAAACGGACTAAAAGTGTACAAAGGCAATTTTTAATGCAAATTTTCTCTCCTAAAAATCTCAAATCCCCGAATCCGGCTTTAAGCTAAATATTTATATTTTTAAGCAAAAACATATGGTGACTATCAGAGGGGTTATTAGATATGTTTACAGGTTTCAACATGCTTTATGTGAATTTGCTTTTGCAGCTAACTGTAGTTATATTGCTCATTTTCGCAGTGATAAAAGCATACAGGGATTCTTATGACGAACACTGCAAGTTCATGACTATTGCTATTGCAGTACAGATATTGTCAGTACTTATATTCATGGCACCTTCAATGTACTCTTTGTCTGGCATAATAATGACAGGTTACTTTACTACCCTAATGTATCTTCATCACATATTGGGTCTGATTGTTATCGTGCTTTCGATATACATCAAACTGGCATTCAATGGAAAGATTCCCTCACCTGTTCCGCCACTGAAAATGATGAAGCCAACCCTGTTTCTCTGGGTGCTGACATTGCTGGGTGGATCCACTCTCTATCTTACTTTATGGAAAGGAATCACTATTATATGATTTTCATGTGTGTTGCATAGGACGAAGAACATTCATCTCCTGTCAACAACACGTTTTGGTCTGCCTTTAATGTGGTAGAATTCCAGTTCACCGGGTTTTACATAGTTGAAAAGAATGTTCAAGCTGCCATCAATGTAAGCGTTTTCAAGATTCATTTTGTAGGCAAAGAAAGATTTGAGGAAATTTTCCTTTATAAGTTCTTTGTTGCATCTCTCCGGTTCATTGCATTCCATACTTACCCTGAGTGTTGTTTCTCCTTCCTCATCTCCACCGTAAAGGAATGCTTCATACTCTCCTGTAAGGTACTCCATATTTTCTCTCTGGAAAACTCCTTTTTCGATGTCTACCCGGTTAAAAGGGGTTCCTGTTGTCCAGAATGTTTCTGCTTCCCTTTCAGGAGTCATTATTTTCATATGTGTTCTTCCACAGGCACATCCACCTCTGTCAACAACAACAGTTGTGTCCTCCGTATCATAATTGAGAAGTATGTTCCCACTTTTTGCTCCCACTGGCAGCAGAGTGGTAAGTACCAGTCTGCCGCATTCTCCATCCTTTACGAATTTGTCCATGCCGGGGTCGTAAACATCCAGGTGCACCAGGTCTTCAGGTACATGGAGACCATTGATTTCGCTGCATTCTCCACACATTGTTCCCTCTGTGCTTCCGTAATTGTTGTAAACATCACAGTTCCAGATCTCAGCAACATATTTTCTGGTCTCCTCTGCAAAGCTTTCTCCGCCAATGACAAGTCTTTCTATGCCGGATTCATCTGGCTTCATGCCGTTTTCTTCCATTCTTTTTGCAAGGCGTAAAAGCTTGAATGTACTGGCAACAATGGAAGTCGGTTTGTATGATTCCAGGACTCTGACAGGGAATGTGCATTTACCTTCAGGGATTATTGTCATTCCAAGGTCTCTGGCTGCAAGTGTCATGGTGTTTGCACCTACATTCATTCCATATGAAGCGCAAACAACAACACGGTCATGCTCTCTGAATCCCTGGGAAACAAAACATCTGGCATATTTTTCCGCGTATCTTTCCCAGTCATCCCATGTTAAAAAGAATGATTTGGGTGTACCACTGGTACCACTTGTTTCATGTATAGTGAAAACATCTTTCCAGTCCACAGTTTTGAATCCAAAATCATCTTTAACAGGTGGCTGATTTTCACGAATGGTTTTTCCTGATATAATGGGTAGCTCAAGAAGGTCTTCATGAGACTTGATGTCCGATGGCTTTATTTTATGTTCCCTGAACCATTTTTTGTAGAACAATGAGTTCTCAGCAGCATAATTTACAGTATATCTGATCCTTTCATCGATCAAAGAATCAAGCTCTGATCTTTCCATTGTCTCAATTTCCGGATTGTAGAACTTTCCTGTTGTCATGTCTATTACTCCTTAGATATGTGACAGTGCTTCTATCAGTTCCTTTATCTTTTCGATGTCATTGGAAGGAAGTTTGCAGTTATGATCCTGGCATAGATGAATGGTTGTTTTATTGTCTGACATCACCATGTCTTTGGTAAACGGTGCAATTTTGCTTATCCTGTCAGAACTATTAATATCTTTCAATACCACTACTTTTTCAGGAATAAATCTCTCATTGATGAAACTGACAATTTCTGTAGTATCGCTATCATTCTTTTCTCCGGCAATTACAATTTCTACAGAGCCGTTAAGTGCAAGGTCTACGGCTGACATGAACTGCGTATATCCTGCCGGTGCAGATTTGACTTTCTCTGCAAAAACCCTGAGAGTTCTGTCTGCCAGTTCTTCAAGTTCGGGATTACCTGTTATCTTTGCAAGTCGCAACAGGTTCATGGCTGATACCGAGTTACCGGATGGGATTGCACCATCATAAACTTCCTTGCTTCTGAATATCATTTCTTCCGCTTCATCAGATGTATGGAAGAACCCACCATTTTCATTGTCATGGAAATGTGCAATCAGGTAATCGTTCAGTTTCAGAGCATGTTCAAGGTACTTTATATCAAAAGTAGTCTGGTACAGTTCGATAAGTCCCCATATGAAGAAAGCATAATCTTCCAGGAAAGCATCAACTGCGACTTCACCATCACGGTACCTGTGCTTCATCTTTCCCTCATTATCAGTCATATTTTCCATGAAGAAGTTTGCAGTTTTCATAGCTGTCTTCATATGATCTTCATTATCAAATGCCTGTGCAGCTTTACAGAATGCAGCAATTGTCAGTCCGTTCCAGTCAGTGAGTATCTTATCATCCTTGGATGGATGTATTCTTTTTTCACGTTCTGCAAATAGTTTTTCCCTCGATTTCTCAATGGACTGGAGGATATAATCTCCATATTCTCCATTCCAGATGCGGATATTCTGCATGCTCTCAGTTGTGTGGAGAATATTCTTTCCTGTCAGATCATTGCTGTGTTCTTCTGCAAAGTTGCCCTCTTTTTTGACATTAAATATCTTCATGAAAATCTCAGCATGCTCTTTCCCCAGTATTTCTTCTATCTCTGCTGTTGTCCACACGTAGAATTTTCCTTCCACACCTTCACTATCTGCATCTTCTGCGGAATAGAATCCTCCTTCTGAAGATGTCATATCCCTTTCAAGATAGCTCAGTATCTCCTCTGCAGTGGTTTTGTATTCGAGGTTTGCAGTTGCCTGATATGCTTCAGTAAGGGTAATCACCATCATAGCTTGGTCATATAACATTTTCTCAAAATGAGGTAGTAACCAGTGCCTGTCTGTGGAATATCTATGGACTCCATGGCCTATGTGGTCATATATTCCTCCCATGCGCATTGCTTCCAGTGTTCTTTCAACCATTTCCAGAGCTACTGCATTACCGGTTCTTCTCCAGTACCTCAGGAGAAATGTCAGATTATGCACGGTGGGAAACTTGGGAGCTCTGCCAAAACCTGCATATTCTTCATCAAAAATACTATAAAGCTGGTCGAATGTCTTTCTGAGCAGTTCTTTATTGACTGGTCTTATGTTTTTGTTCTCTTCTCTGTTTTTCTCTGAAACTGCATTTATTATGGATTCAGCACTGTCAAGAAGTTCATGCCTTTTAGTTTTCCAGAGCAGGGATATAGCAGGTAACAGCTCAATCATTCCTGGTACGCCGTATCTGCTTTCTCTGGGAATGTAGGTGGCAGCATAGAATGGCTTCCGGTCAGGTGTCATAACGATTGTAAGTGGCCAGCCCCCTCTGCCGTTTATCGCCTGACAGACTGCCATGTATATATTATCTATATCAGGTCTTTCCTCACGGTCAACCTTTACAGAAATGAATGATTCGTTCAAAAGTTCTGCAACAGAATCGTTTTCAAAAGATTCTTTTTCCATTACATGGCACCAGTGACATGTAGAGTAACCAATGGACAGGAATATTGGCTTGTCTTCTCTCTTTGCTCTATTAAAAGCTTCATTTTCCCATGGAAACCAGTCAACCGGATTTTGTGAATGTTGTAGCAGATAGGGACTTTTTTCATCTTTCAGTCTGTTGTATTTATCATTATGATGCATGTTGTTATTATTCACTCTATTACTCCCAATAGTTATTTGTGTATAACGTATATGTACCCATATGACTAGAAGAACTGATCATGTATAAAACTCATTTATAATACTCATTTATGTTATGATTCTTTTTACTGATTATTTGCTCATGCTTTGTGTTTTAACTTTGAAAAAACCACATATGATTATGATTATGACTTTTGGCTGTGCACAAAAATTTATATAGAACTCTATCTTATTGATTTATTATAGTACGATTAATTTGAATAAGAAAAAAAGGTGGTATGATTATGGATAGACGGTTTTTTTTACCTGTTATAATTATGTTCTTGTCGGTTCTCTTGCTTGCAGGGCTGATCAATTTCCAGACAGGTTATGCCCAGGAAGTCCCTGATGAGACCCCTGCTCCTGTTATCGGAGACAAGGAAACTGTCGTTCAGGACAGTCCAAAAACAAATGTTCAGGACTCTGAACCAATAAATGACGGTGCTTCTAAAGAGGTAGCTCCTGCTTCAACTCCTACGTTATTGGGTATGGGTGGCGGTGGTGGAACTACTGACGATGATGATAAAGATGGAGGCAGTGTGGTTGTCAGTTCTGTTAAGCTGTCTGCAGCTATCGGTGCTAATGTCACATCAGGTTGTGCACCGCTATCAGTTCAGTTCACTGATAATTCTACAGGTACTATAGATAAGGTATATTGGGATTTTGATGATAATGGTGCAAATTCAAGTGAAGCTGATCCTGCATATACTTTTGTAAATCCGGGAATCTATGTTGTGAACTTAACAGTTTCTCGTGATTACGATGGAGTTTATTCTGATAGTGCAACTCTCACTATAACTGTAGATGATTGTGCAGAAGAAGAAGGTGACAGTGAAGAGGAAGGAGGTTCTGAAGAGAAAACTCCTGTAACACAGGAAGTTCCTGAATTCCCAACCATTGCAATCCCAATGATAGCAATCATTGG
It encodes:
- the truD gene encoding tRNA pseudouridine(13) synthase TruD, whose protein sequence is MIPEIEKKMGIELYSTHTEGIGGVLRQEPEDFIVKEITNREEGDSGKNLILELTKTNWDMHHLVRDMSRKLGISQKRIGFAGTKDKRAKTTQKISIYDISEEDIENFYLKDVELKVIGKSTRSIGLGDLYGNEFIITVRDVDMKPDELNKTLEATTKEIAEYGGVPNFFGVQRFGAVRPVTHLVGEQLLRGDAEEAALIYIAKSFPDEMNDVKEVRDFVWETKDFAEGLKTYPLRLRYERAMMHYLVENPGDYAGSFSVLSPNIRKMFIHAYQSYVFNRIICKRIEKGLALNVASSGDILCFRNKEGLPDTDKMQASTDENVDGMNNLLKRGRAFITAPLVGYESEFAEGIPGELEMNVFHETEMSQEVFRMKKIPDLASKGLRREILLHCKPEYVTAEDELNPGKSKVTLTFSLPKGSYATTVLREYMKTDPLKMS
- a CDS encoding transglutaminase family protein, with product MKNEKKTKMLKMTFMVLLLSGIILSSGCISESVKKVEDIFDPSSVTLFQSDDYYTLDSSELTIPVVPSQSLNINDGSPDRYTEKMPGFEISSSYYYTEFFEGTEAVISVYVHNMGDSPVYIYHFGFKLNGENEMVSHEAGINVEPGEEIRVGILFIEVPEDSTQIRLDPVISLLVQTDSGKWHDYGEQDFENISIEVSDKMDAQNPKYSTNPEQLFTLVNEKIDPYDVQVRTMAAASAKKYPGQYNIYQLCYLFDDTKENIQYVSDPRGKDLWSTPGETITVGAGDCDDYAILLASLIEAIGGTSRVYLTDTHAFTAAYIGNDTEIIADAIGEYYGPVPIYYTTDEYGCWLMMDPTSSIYAGGLPGGTAPTENGWTFLNTSTVTVIDIAPQT
- the pth2 gene encoding peptidyl-tRNA hydrolase Pth2; the encoded protein is MTEYKQCIVIRDDLKLSKGKLAVQVAHAAVSASEWADRSTLDKWKEGGQKKVVLRVPTLKDLFELKEVARRQGLPTALIQDAGLTEIAPGTVTVLGIGPAKTDDIDKVTGNLKLV
- the mptN gene encoding tetrahydromethanopterin:alpha-L-glutamate ligase, encoding MKKLGIVVTDPHDWTAQALMQEAEKRGFETYYPDLGQIETSIGRTIIHRAGDICLSELDAVIIRDMGPGKNDAHIFRFDVLRELEQSGVLIVNPPAAIQNAANKFYASCLLAGAGIPTPETFVSQETEKALEIIDKLEDAVIKPVFGYKGIGINRIKNGIVLAPDGTEEKTNAEDIVNRILDEKGMLYIQEFIENSGQDIRAFVVDGKVIGAIYRKAPEGWWLNNLSQGGTPAACELTAEQERMCIDAAETIGAMYAGVDIIESDKRCFVLEVNATPSGAGIYKSLNINVAEHIITAIDSRLEKTGL
- a CDS encoding DUF434 domain-containing protein, encoding MPESRYVIKIQNIKNEDEQRTKAAEDIRYLLERGYRRDSAIRFAGDHYGLDKNERYILARTVFSCSTAISRQKKKLGTHDLKDRKLLVDGYNVLITLESLLDAEEVWIGDDSFLRDIKGVFKNHSNGNTTYQAVENMLDLIKTSDVASAEILLDTQMKNSGELAALIRKRMEELAISGDARTSKHVDFDLKNSSSDYVVATADGVIIDTVKNVIDIPGCIAAGLDQ
- a CDS encoding DUF835 domain-containing protein, with product MDEHKKGKVLIVDDESMNVKLLDAYLMHEYEIISAYGGVEALEKVEAHNPDIILLDLMMPDITGYEVCKILKGSEKTRFIPIIMVTALSSLEDRIKGINAGADDFLTKPLDRLEIKTRVGSLLRIKKLHDELISERDQAQNYLDLAGVMLFVLDENGIVKVINRKGCEILGYREDEILGNDWFESYVPELFRENARIGFEKLRSTQTESTGYFEVPFLNSNKQKRIMSWNNIVLRDPEGGINGLLVSGEDITERIEAESKIKRANEYLDNLLKASPIAILALDNKKRVVTANRNAADLLGYEVSEIIARPIREFVDNADLLEFADKNDFEMVFYTKHEEKVRMNVSTSLLPDDGGKEGLVITLQDRSRLRGLFITPLTEDIEEDSDQADIELESGYIYLSGSEDPGQSYNAFSELVKSGKPGLCITRMNPDKIRNTYGIAKTPIVWLTKNKIAGQQSIDSTELFRIYPTIADFVNKVEDGVVLMDGLEYLVLDNDFLSVVKLLEQTNDTIMASSSRMVLQLDPDVLEKKEFHLLKRWMRPVAGDVPPQDKN
- a CDS encoding RAD55 family ATPase, which translates into the protein MRFVDSIDGLNDVFETDIPKNSVVLVTGAAGTLKSGFTFQLLSNYLEEQDEYGLYITFEQSKENHLLNMESMGIALSNKLHISDFSDYRVMYDDFSDDLINILEENIIQFKEHIGEKCTCIAVDSLGALYSLLDADSHNLRKKMYKFLETLRREKLTTFLILEEENRSDMSNPSTGMEGYLADGIIELGLHLKGNVANRYMRVRKMRATAHSMEPWILAVSENGLKVYKGNF
- the ftsA gene encoding coenzyme F390 synthetase codes for the protein MTTGKFYNPEIETMERSELDSLIDERIRYTVNYAAENSLFYKKWFREHKIKPSDIKSHEDLLELPIISGKTIRENQPPVKDDFGFKTVDWKDVFTIHETSGTSGTPKSFFLTWDDWERYAEKYARCFVSQGFREHDRVVVCASYGMNVGANTMTLAARDLGMTIIPEGKCTFPVRVLESYKPTSIVASTFKLLRLAKRMEENGMKPDESGIERLVIGGESFAEETRKYVAEIWNCDVYNNYGSTEGTMCGECSEINGLHVPEDLVHLDVYDPGMDKFVKDGECGRLVLTTLLPVGAKSGNILLNYDTEDTTVVVDRGGCACGRTHMKIMTPEREAETFWTTGTPFNRVDIEKGVFQRENMEYLTGEYEAFLYGGDEEGETTLRVSMECNEPERCNKELIKENFLKSFFAYKMNLENAYIDGSLNILFNYVKPGELEFYHIKGRPKRVVDRR
- a CDS encoding thioredoxin domain-containing protein, with the translated sequence MNNNNMHHNDKYNRLKDEKSPYLLQHSQNPVDWFPWENEAFNRAKREDKPIFLSIGYSTCHWCHVMEKESFENDSVAELLNESFISVKVDREERPDIDNIYMAVCQAINGRGGWPLTIVMTPDRKPFYAATYIPRESRYGVPGMIELLPAISLLWKTKRHELLDSAESIINAVSEKNREENKNIRPVNKELLRKTFDQLYSIFDEEYAGFGRAPKFPTVHNLTFLLRYWRRTGNAVALEMVERTLEAMRMGGIYDHIGHGVHRYSTDRHWLLPHFEKMLYDQAMMVITLTEAYQATANLEYKTTAEEILSYLERDMTSSEGGFYSAEDADSEGVEGKFYVWTTAEIEEILGKEHAEIFMKIFNVKKEGNFAEEHSNDLTGKNILHTTESMQNIRIWNGEYGDYILQSIEKSREKLFAEREKRIHPSKDDKILTDWNGLTIAAFCKAAQAFDNEDHMKTAMKTANFFMENMTDNEGKMKHRYRDGEVAVDAFLEDYAFFIWGLIELYQTTFDIKYLEHALKLNDYLIAHFHDNENGGFFHTSDEAEEMIFRSKEVYDGAIPSGNSVSAMNLLRLAKITGNPELEELADRTLRVFAEKVKSAPAGYTQFMSAVDLALNGSVEIVIAGEKNDSDTTEIVSFINERFIPEKVVVLKDINSSDRISKIAPFTKDMVMSDNKTTIHLCQDHNCKLPSNDIEKIKELIEALSHI